One window of Trifolium pratense cultivar HEN17-A07 linkage group LG5, ARS_RC_1.1, whole genome shotgun sequence genomic DNA carries:
- the LOC123885120 gene encoding myosin heavy chain, fast skeletal muscle-like yields the protein MVGGIDTTSIEPVRVGVSLFDDKGDSDKFLPARNKRDYEKEIEDLTKELDNYKTQLEAKHVAHIKALLKPEQNQKMIHELSTLLKNSDIERNKYMNECSEGKASKDELESTMKEMADLKLETAKLRDQLSHVLVELKASQRELLNKDTEIFAARDSESNAVTKAKQLENDLKLEKELKEELLHQVFELSEIIHRSKLAAVKTEKRNIGMLYQKDEKIQLATQDNDQAQQEMEDMRKHIDILHGLQNKQMVDEAHILSEDSNLLKNDIEQKERYMMDQSAYIYRLELELNQLKNELSSAKEEINELNISIESLISELRKAKDELKMNKERDIEAEVEIALLKSHLQECRSAYKNEYVTDHSKGEAEERNSEKNNDNITISLVKEAEKENGKGNHLELALMKKELENASLKISEMRTRAEQAMSRAELAENGKAALEEKIRRHREHRLRKKAALTALREESTPKPFTPSTSYGTPSIHQPLGKVLNMKL from the exons ATGGTTGGTGGGATTGATACTACATCAATTGAACCTGTCCGGGTTGGCGTCTCTTTATTTGACGATAAAGGTGATTCGGATAAATTTCTTCCTGCAAGGAATAAG CGTGACTATGAAAAAGAGATTGAAGATTTGACAAAGGAATTGGACAACTACAAGACACAATTAGAAGCAAAGCATGTTGCACACATCAAAGCGCTTCTTAAGCCGGAACAAAACCAAAAGATGATTCATGAATTGTCTACATTGTTGAAAAACTCTGATATTGAAAGAAACAAGTACATGAATGAATGTTCGGAGGGTAAAGCTAGCAAAGACGAACTTGAATCAACGATGAAAGAGATGGCTGATCTTAAATTAGAAACTGCAAAACTCCGGGACCAGCTTTCACATGTTTTGGTTGAATTGAAGGCCTCACAAAGGGAGCTTCTTAACAAAGATACTGAGATTTTTGCTGCTAGAGATTCAGAATCGAACGCTGTCACTAAAGCGAAACAGTTGGAAAATGATTTGAAGTTGGAAAAGGAACTGAAAGAAGAACTTCTTCATCAAGTATTTGAGCTTAGTGAAATTATTCACAGGTCAAAACTTGCTGCTGTTAAAACTGAGAAACGAAATATCGGTATGTTGTATCAGAAAGACGAGAAAATTCAATTGGCTACACAAGATAATGATCAAGCACAACAGGAGATGGAAGATATGAGAAAGCATATAGATATTCTACATGGAttgcaaaacaaacaaatgGTTGATGAAGCACACATTTTGTCTGAGGATTCAAACTTGTTAAAGAATGACATTGAGCAAAAGGAAAGATATATGATGGATCAATCTGCTTATATTTATAGATTAGAATTGGAATTAAATCAGTTAAAAAATGAACTTTCAAGTGCAAAGGAGGAGATAAATGAATTGAATATTAGCATTGAATCGCTCATAAGTGAGTTGCGCAAGGCCAAAGATGAGTTGAAGATGAATAAGGAGAGAGACATTGAAGCAGAAGTGGAGATTGCATTGCTGAAATCTCATCTTCAAGAATGTAGGTCGGCTTACAAGAATGAATATGTCACTGATCACTCAAAGGGTGAAGCTGAAGAGAGGAATAGTGAGAAAAACAATGACAATATCACAATCTCTTTGGTTAAAgaagctgaaaaagaaaatggaaaAGGAAACCATTTAGAGTTAGCATTGATGAAAAAGGAGCTTGAAAATGCATCGTTGAAGATTTCAGAGATGAGAACTCGTGCAGAACAGGCTATGAGCCGAGCTGAGTTAGCTGAGAATGGTAAAGCAGCATTGGAGGAGAAAATAAGGAGACACCGTGAACATAGGCTGAGAAAGAAGGCGGCCCTAACCGCGCTTCGGGAGGAATCTACACCAAAACCGTTTACTCCTTCAACATCATATGGAACACCAAGTATACATCAGCCATTAGGTAAAGTTCTTAATATGAAGTTGTAA
- the LOC123885285 gene encoding uncharacterized protein At5g01610-like, which produces MDKALTKLGSYWVSKKAKEEFSNITNDLSSLSNTVEDKAKLFINKLKGKTQKSLPDLLKEHNLPPGLFPRNITCYEFDESKGKLIVHLSSPCEVCFKDSSIVRYSNRVKGTLSKGKLIVVDGMKTKVLVWVKVTSVYVESYKSDKVWFTTTGVKKSRSKDAYEMPRDAVKVEDY; this is translated from the exons ATGGATAAAGCTCTGACTAAACTTGGTAGCTATTGGGTCTCCAAGAAAGCTAAAGAAGAGTTTTCCAACATAACCAACGACCTATCT TCTCTCTCAAATACTGTTGAAGACAAGgcaaaacttttcatcaacaagcTCAAAG GCAAAACTCAGAAATCTTTACCAGATCTCCTTAAAGAGCACAACCTTCCTCCGGGTCTGTTTCCGCGTAACATAACATGCTACGAGTTTGATGAATCAAAAGGAAAGTTGATAGTGCATTTGTCCTCCCCTTGTGAGGTATGCTTCAAGGACTCATCCATTGTGAGATATTCAAACCGTGTCAAAGGAACATTGTCAAAGGGGAAACTCATTGTTGTAGATGGAATGAAGACCAAAGTTCTTGTTTGGGTTAAGGTCACTAGTGTTTATGTTGAGAGTTATAAATCTGACAAAGTATGGTTCACTACCACTGGTGTTAAAAAATCAAGGTCTAAAGATGCTTATGAAATGCCTCGTGATGCTGTTAAGGTGGAAGATTATTGA